From Nicotiana tabacum cultivar K326 chromosome 20, ASM71507v2, whole genome shotgun sequence, one genomic window encodes:
- the LOC107814061 gene encoding protein GRAVITROPIC IN THE LIGHT 1-like: protein MANKVSNFSDLIQRVTASCLLHPLSSGRIDSNISDAHYSDESEDDKYSTEDEEEKGDLPYVETQEKFQNVEVTKEEIKTEKVTEMEMLLGEVFDVVSAVKTAYVSLQEAHCPWDQDKMRVADVAVISELRRLGVLRERFRRNIGGGIRKGDWRVGAATLREVVAPYEATMEELRQEVKAKEIEIDNLREKLKMATSLSSSGGKKSKSKRKISCSSQAPVAMSPAPDVFETTVSLVKEASKSFTSLLLSLMRSAHWDIAAAVRSIEAASSNTNTPTADSIVGSNHAKYALESYVNHKMFQGFDHETFYLDGSLSSLLHPDQHRRDCFTQYRDMKAMDPMELLGILPTCSFGNFCFKKYLAIVHPKMEESLFGDLEQRRQVLAGNHPRSQFYGEFLGLAKAVWLLHLLTFSLDPPPSHFEASKGSEFHPQYMESVVKYSISMGIGGRMGMGLVVGFPVSPGFKLGNGSVVKARVYLVPKNGF, encoded by the coding sequence ATGGCCAACAAGGTCTCCAATTTCTCCGATCTAATCCAACGTGTCACTGCTTCTTGCTTGCTCCATCCACTTTCCTCTGGCCGTATTGACAGCAATATCTCCGATGCTCATTACAGCGATGAATCTGAAGATGACAAGTACAGTaccgaagatgaagaagaaaaaggagaccTACCTTATGTGGAGACTCAGGAAAAATTCCAGAACGTTGAGGTCACAAAGGAGGAGATAAAAACTGAGAAAGTAACTGAAATGGAGATGCTTTTAGGGGAAGTGTTCGACGTGGTGTCTGCAGTGAAGACGGCTTATGTTAGTCTCCAAGAGGCGCATTGTCCTTGGGATCAGGATAAAATGCGTGTGGCTGACGTGGCTGTGATATCTGAACTGCGGAGGCTTGGGGTGTTGAGGGAACGATTTCGAAGGAATATTGGTGGTGGAATTAGAAAAGGGGACTGGAGAGTCGGCGCCGCTACGTTGAGAGAAGTGGTGGCACCATATGAAGCTACCATGGAGGAACTGAGGCAAGAAGTGAAGGCCAAAGAAATCGAGATTGATAATTTGAGGGAGAAGCTGAAAATGGCAACAAGTCTTAGCAGCAGTGGTGGAAAGAAAAGCAAGTCAAAGCGAAAAATTAGTTGTAGCAGTCAAGCTCCAGTTGCAATGTCGCCAGCACCTGACGTATTTGAAACTACAGTGAGCTTAGTAAAAGAAGCCTCAAAATCCTTCACGAGTTTGCTGCTCTCCTTGATGCGCTCTGCCCACTGGGACATTGCAGCGGCTGTGAGATCCATCGAAGCTGCTTCATCCAACACAAACACACCCACAGCAGATTCAATTGTCGGATCCAACCATGCCAAATACGCACTGGAATCTTACGTGAACCACAAAATGTTCCAAGGATTCGATCACGAGACGTTCTACTTGGACGGAAGCTTGTCATCACTGCTCCACCCAGATCAACACCGGCGCGATTGTTTTACACAGTACAGGGACATGAAAGCAATGGACCCAATGGAACTTCTGGGAATTCTCCCAACTTGCAGTTTCGGGAACTTCTGTTTCAAGAAGTACTTGGCCATTGTGCACCCAAAAATGGAGGAGTCTCTGTTTGGTGATTTGGAGCAGCGACGACAGGTGTTGGCAGGGAACCATCCGAGGAGTCAGTTCTATGGGGAGTTTCTGGGGCTGGCAAAGGCCGTTTGGCTGCTGCATTTGCTAACCTTTTCTTTGGATCCTCCGCCAAGTCATTTCGAGGCAAGCAAAGGATCGGAGTTTCACCCGCAGTACATGGAGAGTGTGGTGAAGTATTCAATTTCCATGGGGATAGGAGGGAGAATGGGTATGGGTCTAGTTGTTGGATTTCCAGTTAGTCCCGGGTTTAAGCTGGGAAATGGATCAGTTGTTAAGGCTAGAGTTTATTTAGTCCCCAAAAATGGGTTTTAA